One genomic window of Thalassolituus hydrocarboniclasticus includes the following:
- a CDS encoding alpha/beta hydrolase family protein, translating into MTALSGLLKNLFKALPALLLLGSCVLYAADGDSTGGNGNNDNSGNESGQPVPASDAALPAAATESTAETNSDNPPAEDQNQPVKQLPRVVPNTDASRHYGLLQYLRLHSRESELVRLVAAESEFYGLLLTETRGQPQGGVLILHDNGQHGHWPEIVAPLREALPAYGWTTLSIELPEQPTAQPPARTSTAEYTAATTPDATETPEAAPADTGAAAEAAPPAETPAADSVDNNGISAVEKTTSDGQDNAFNAAEPALPRLSELPPLPPGEPEPAPPAAEQADINERYREQMQDRIRQGISFLNQRGQLNIVVIACGNSANWAADFLLARSQNGSATKPAGNTANQDKAQERGLALILIDALDNPLSAVPLNQQLGQLDLPLLDLISEQSISPAYANQQRAGNMRHKQRRQYQQIEIPAFDLNYDDSNLIVRRVRGWLKTNAAGTELPNRKVSAN; encoded by the coding sequence ATGACGGCTCTCTCAGGGTTGCTGAAAAACCTGTTCAAAGCCTTGCCTGCTCTGCTGTTGCTGGGTAGCTGCGTGCTTTATGCCGCAGACGGTGACAGTACCGGCGGCAACGGCAACAATGACAACAGCGGCAATGAGAGCGGTCAGCCAGTGCCGGCCAGTGACGCCGCATTGCCAGCGGCGGCAACAGAAAGCACAGCAGAAACGAACAGCGACAACCCACCCGCTGAAGACCAGAACCAGCCGGTTAAACAGTTACCGCGTGTGGTGCCGAATACCGATGCCAGCCGCCATTATGGTCTGCTGCAATATCTGCGACTGCACAGCCGTGAATCGGAGCTGGTCAGACTGGTGGCCGCCGAAAGTGAATTTTACGGCCTGCTGTTAACCGAAACCCGTGGCCAGCCTCAGGGCGGCGTGCTGATTCTGCACGACAATGGCCAGCACGGGCACTGGCCGGAAATCGTCGCCCCACTGCGTGAAGCCCTGCCCGCTTATGGCTGGACCACCCTGAGCATCGAACTGCCCGAGCAACCCACGGCACAGCCTCCGGCACGCACCAGTACGGCGGAATACACTGCCGCCACCACGCCAGATGCCACAGAAACTCCTGAGGCAGCACCCGCAGACACTGGCGCGGCAGCTGAAGCCGCACCGCCGGCAGAAACACCCGCCGCGGACAGCGTCGACAACAATGGCATCAGCGCGGTCGAGAAAACCACCAGCGACGGGCAGGACAATGCCTTTAATGCCGCCGAACCTGCCTTACCCAGACTGAGCGAACTTCCGCCATTGCCTCCCGGCGAACCGGAGCCGGCACCACCTGCAGCCGAACAAGCAGATATCAATGAACGCTACCGCGAGCAGATGCAGGACCGTATCCGGCAAGGCATCAGCTTTCTCAATCAGCGCGGTCAGCTCAATATTGTGGTGATTGCCTGTGGTAACAGCGCTAACTGGGCAGCTGATTTTTTACTGGCACGCAGCCAAAACGGCTCAGCGACTAAACCTGCCGGTAATACCGCGAATCAGGATAAGGCGCAGGAGCGAGGGCTGGCGCTGATTCTGATTGATGCCCTGGATAACCCGCTGTCTGCCGTACCGCTGAATCAGCAACTGGGGCAGCTGGATCTGCCGTTACTCGATCTGATCAGCGAACAGAGCATCAGCCCCGCCTACGCCAATCAGCAGCGCGCCGGCAACATGCGGCATAAACAACGCCGGCAATATCAGCAGATCGAAATTCCGGCATTTGATCTGAATTACGACGACAGCAACCTGATCGTGCGCCGTGTGCGTGGCTGGCTGAAAACCAACGCTGCAGGTACCGAATTGCCCAACCGCAAGGTCTCCGCCAACTGA